The Juglans regia cultivar Chandler chromosome 6, Walnut 2.0, whole genome shotgun sequence genome contains the following window.
TGCTTGGTATTCAGCCTCGTTGTTGGTTGTTTTAAACTCGAGCTTTATCACATAgttgtgctcttccccatgtTCGGTGACTATGTGCACCCCTATACCTCCGCTAGCCCGACAGGACGGCCTGTCCATGTAGACCTGCAGGGCTTTCCTTGGGGTGTGATTTGTATCTCCTTCAGGAAGCTTGCGAACTCGACTACAAAGTCCGCTAGCACCTTCCCTTTAATCTATGTACGAGGTAGGTATCCTATGTTGAATTCACTTAGCTCGATTGCCCATTTGGCAAGCCGGCCAAACATGTCGAGCTTCTACATAATCTTCTTGAGGGGAATGTCAGTGTGCACTTTCACCAGATGGGCTTGGAAGTACGGCCTCAACCTCTTTGCGGCTACTACCAACACGAACACCAGCATCTCCATCCTTGGGGACCTAGCCTCGACCCCACAAAACACCCGGCTCATATAATAGACTGGCCGCTATCCCTTCTTTGTATCTCGAATTAATACTGTAGACATGGTATGTGATGACACTGCCTGGTTCTCGCCTGGTTTAGTCTGGCTGAGGAGTGGCGGGTGGGCCAGGTATTCCTTCAGTTCGGTGAACGTTTTATTGTAGGCAGTGTCCCACTCCTGGGCCTTCCTTAGGACCTTGAAGAATGGGAGGCACCGGTCGGTTGACCAGTTGATAGAGCAATTTAAGGCCGCCACTTGGCCGACGAGTCTTTAGACTTCATGAAAGTTGTCTTTCTTTGGGTATGCCTCAGTACCTCGCTCGGAGACCATGAAGCTCAGAAACTTACTTGACTCCACTCCGAAGGCACACTTTAATGGGTTGAACTTCATCTGGTAGCGTCGGAGCACCACGAAGGCTTCTTGTAGGTCAGATAGATGTTGTTCGGGTTTCTTGCTCTTCACCAGCAGGTCATCTACATACACCTCTATGTTTCGGCCGATATGCTGCTTGAACATCCTGTTGACTAGCCGTTGGCCGGCGTTCTTCAGACCGAACGACATGACCTTGTAGTAGTAACATCCTATGACCGTGATGAGATCCAGATTGTCTTCGTCATCGGGGCTCATCAGGATCTGATTATAACTTGAGTACGCGTCCATGAAGCAGAGAAGTGGGTGACCGGCCATTGAGTCCACTATCAAATCAATGCGGGGAGGGGAAAGTTATCTTTTGGGCAAGCCTTGTTTAGGTCCGTGAAGTCAAGGCAAATTCTTCACTTCCCACTTGCCTTCTTGACCAGCACCACATTGGAAAGTCATTCGGGATTAGTGGGCTTCTTGGATAAACCTTGCTGTAAGGAGACGATCTACTTCCTTAGCAATAGTCACATGCTTCTCTGCActgaaactttgatgtttttgcttGATCTTCCTGGCTATGGGGTCCACGCAGAGGCGGTGTTAGATGATTGAGTTGTCGATCCCAGGCATCCCGTCATGACTTTAGGAAAACACGTCCTGATGCTCGAAGAATCAGTGCAGATTCGTGTAGGTGTGGGAAGCCATGACGGGCGCTTATGGCTCACGGGCCAATGCCGGCCCAGGATGTGAGGAGATTCCCCCTCCAAATCTAACTATTGGGAAGTTGGAAAAACAACGGAAGCTGAGGTGCCCTCATGCATTAATGATGGGGAGGACAGCCAAGAGGAACGTGCCCAAGGAAGGCGCGACAAGGATGTTATGAATTCCCACCACACGTGTGTGCTCGAAATTCATGGGGTACTGTGAGGGGAGTAATTCCTAAGGCCAAGCCAGGGGGAGTAGGCCTGACCCACAAGGCCTGAACAAATCTAGGGCCCGAGGACAGGGGTTGTGCCGGACCAAGCCGGCCTAAGGGGCCTAGAAGGGGATGCAGTCGGGCTGCACGTGCCAGCCAAAGGATGGAAGGCAAAATTGTCTAACATCACTATTGGCCAACATTCAGGGATAGTCCCTGCCCCTGGACCTTGACGTCTGGACAAGCCAAAGGGATGGACACACCTGATCAGGGTTATGCCGCATTTAATGGGACGAAAACGGGCACGCCATGACAGGAAGCCACTCTGCATTTAATGAATCCTGAGGCTGCGCAGGCCATGGCGTGCCTCCTGGGGTGTCAGTAGCAGTCGTGACCAAGTTTGGCAAGTTTGCTGCGCAACAGGGAGATGACAGGGACACCTATCCCCAGTAAGGAGCGACACACCCACTAGCTCCTTCTCAAGGATCTTTCTGACCAGGTATATATACCCCCTCCCTCAGCCAGGGGAGGGGTTCtaacactttaacacttcaatTCATAATTCTTCCAAGGAACTCACACTGACTTTAGCATCAGAGGTGTCTCCCACCATCCCGAAGCCCTCATTTCTCCCGAGTAGCAGGTAGACGAATTGGGCCTCATGGAGTTACTCAGGctacgaaacacgacatcaacaagaCCTATATCTCACTGTAATAGTCTCACTTACATTGTCGGATATTCGAAGAATGGACAAACCTCATTGCGGAGATTGTGGACTCCAAAGTGTTGTACGAGGAGGATAGACCTCAAGGTCGGGAATTATGTTAGTTTCATTGTTTATAGTAGTAGTACCAGACATCATACATAATATGACACTACTCGTCAATTATTGAATAAAACTTTTGTCAAAACATTAGGATGAGAGTAATGAAATGATAGTCTTTGAAAGAATTTCCACGACATTAACATATTATCCCGACAAACATTGCAGCCCCCAATATTACAATATCCTCTGGCTTCGTTTCTGCTAACAAGCCCTCTATGTACAACAAATTCATAGCATGATtccattttatattttcattacgAATTTTGCTACACATAAGCCGatgtattaatatatcatttataGTGAAAcccattataattttaaaaaaatataaaataccaaTAACTTTTTAGCATATATGATATAGAAGGCTTCTACATCAGCAGTGTATTGggtgtttaaaaaataagatttataaataaattttcggCAGGTTATTTTGGATAGTCCAAGCAATATGATcatatttgggaaaaaaaataagtaaaagggTATATGATTACTGCTGCATTTCTTTGTGGAAAAAAGTTTGAATACTGCATTagaatatgttaaattattagAAAGTCTGTAAAAATGAATAAGGTAGTAATCCCATGTATCAAGAAGAAATCGTATCATTGGAATTACTAATAACTACTAgttattagtaatataatatcttataaatAGTGGGATAAGATTGCTAACGTTTGTGCTCCCAAAAAATTCAAGGGCCATGAGAAGATCACTAGAAAAGGAAGAGAATAGCCGACGACAACAACTGAAGTCCTCATTCCTCctcaaagagaaaacaaaagaagtcCATATTCCTTGGCTGTGATAAGATAGTGGGCTCTTGACACGTGGCAAAACCTATGGAGAGCATAGACGATAAGGGTTATGATCCAAAATTTTCTCATTCTGTGGCCATCAATATCTTAGAACCGACGGCCAATCCATGTCTCAGAAACGCTGAATCAAATTAAGACCACAAGATTGGAGAAAATGTCTCGAAGAGATGAGTGGTTTCTGTTCTATAAGAGTCGAAACAATCAGCAAGCAAAAGCCTTTCAAAAGTGTTCCCAAAGCCAAAGCTGTGTGTGGTCGGTAAACATAGAAAATGGCTTCCTCCATCATCTCATCCACGGCTATTGCCTCGGTTAACAGAGCCTCTCCGGCTAAAGCTGCCATGGTCGCACCTTTCACCGGTCTCAAGTCGGCCTCGGCCTTCCCTGTCACCCGCAAACACAACACTGATATTACCTCCATAGCCAGCAATGGCGGAAGAGTTCAGTGCATGCAGGTACGTACTTCCATATATGCTATGAAACACAGAAGAAAACACTTTTAGCTCAattttgcttttgcttgttTGAATGTAGGTATGGCCTCCACTTGGAAAGAAGAAGTTTGAGACTCTCTCTTACCTACCTCCTCTCACTGCTGAATCATTGGCCAAGGAAGTGGATTATCTGATTCGCAAGGGATGGATTCCTTGTTTGGAGTTCGAGTTGGAGGTGATGTTTCCAACTCTCTGTTTCACTTTTACTTACATATgccttgtttattttgttaattaattagcacTTAAACTACAGTAATCACATCTAAAAGACACCAGCAAGATCTTACTCTTgcacatttgaaaaataaaactatattttctaCAGTGTATTATCTACTAGTAGtagtttttattcttttctttttttagttcaTAAAGCACCACAGATAAACGTTTTTACTTCAACAACAAACAGTATGGTCTAAGGGCTTCCACAGCCTTTTAACATGTTTTCTGTGAGAACTGATGTTGGTTTTGGCAGTTTCAAAGCTGATTACAAATCAAATTGTAACATGTCTCACCAATACAAAGAATGTGTCTCGATCGCATACCAACTTACAAGTAGAAAGACTcggacaaaaaaacaaaaagataaaatctgtatattgatataaagatgaaacaGGTATGGAAAATCTCTGATAGATGAGCTGACGACTAACAGTGATGTATACATTTATGCAGCACGGCTTCGTTTACCGTGAGAACAATAGATCTCCAGGGTACTACGATGGTCGCTACTGGGTAATGTGGAAGCTCCCCATGTTTGGCTGCACCGACTCTTCTCAGGTCCTGAAAGAGCTTGAGGAGTGCAAGAAGGAATACCCCAATGCATTCGTTCGTATCATTGGATTTGA
Protein-coding sequences here:
- the LOC109017539 gene encoding ribulose bisphosphate carboxylase small chain, chloroplastic-like → MASSIISSTAIASVNRASPAKAAMVAPFTGLKSASAFPVTRKHNTDITSIASNGGRVQCMQVWPPLGKKKFETLSYLPPLTAESLAKEVDYLIRKGWIPCLEFELEHGFVYRENNRSPGYYDGRYWVMWKLPMFGCTDSSQVLKELEECKKEYPNAFVRIIGFDNKRQVQCISFIAYKPPSHV